The nucleotide window CGATGAATAGTCTGTAAGGTTTGTGACAAAATTGCGTAATCAAAACTTTGATCTTCAAATAAACGCAACCCTCTCTCAAGGTCTTGCTGAATCACATTGACGCCCTTTTGCACGCAAGCCACCACGCCTTTCTCATCAATTTCAATGCCAAAACCACGCACTTCTAGTTCGCTGCTTAATAAAGCGAGCAATGAACCATCTCCACAGCCCAAATCAAGTACGCTTGAACGCGGCTCCACCCAGCGCGCAATCGCGCGGAAGTCATCTCGCGGTGTCAACGCGCTAAAAATCTGCGGATCAATCTGTGGTTTCAAAAGTGTCATGCGCACTCCTGAACGATGCGCGTATAGTACGCCCGTACTAAATTATGATACCGCTCATCGGCCAGCAAAAATGCATCGTGTCCATGCGGTGCATTAATTTCTGCATAAGTCACCGCACGTTTATGCTCAAGTAATGCTTTGACTAATTCTTGGGAACGGGCCGGTGGAAAACGCCAATCTGTGGTAAACGATACCACCAGATAGTTTGCGCGAGTGTTCGCCAATGCAGCAGATAGGTCACCGGCATACGCCTGGGCCGGATCAAAATAATCCAGCGCGCGGGTTGCTAAGAGATAAGTATTCGCGTCAAAATATTCAGCGAATTTAGCGCCTTGATAGCGTAGGTAGGATTCAACCTCAAACTCAATATCGAAATTAAAATTGTATGTATTTTTCCCCTGGCTAAAGCGCGCCCGCCCGAATTTAGCCGCCATATCTTCATCAGATAAATACGTAATATGACCGATCATCCGGGCCAAACGCAATCCTATACGGGGCTTTACACCATGGGTGTAATAATCCCCACCATGAAAGTCTGGATCAGACAAAATGGCAGAACGAGCAACTTCATTAAAAGCGATATTTTGCGCAGATAATTTGGGGGTAGAGGCAATCGCCAGGCAATGCGCAACGCGCTCCGGATACATAATACTCCAAGCTAAAGCCTGCATCCCACCAAGGCTGCCGCCCATGACCGCGGCAAAACGCTCAATGCCCAGCGCATCAGCCACGCGCGCTTGAGCATTCACCCAATCCTCAACCGTCACAACGGGAAAACGTGCGCCATATGGGCGGCCCGTTGCCGGATCTAAGCTCATCGGTCCAGTTGAACCAAAACACGAGCCAAGATTATTAATGCCAATAATGAAAAAATGCCGCGTATCCAGCGGCTTGCCGGGCCCAACCATATTGTCCCACCAGCCCTGGCTCTGCGGCTCATGCAAATAGTGCCCGGCAACATGATGGGAAGCGTTCAATGCATGACAAATCAGGACCGCATTTGAACCTTGCGCATTCAATACCCCGTAAGTTTCAACCATCAAGTCATAATCAACTAGCGACTGCCCGCTTTGCAGCAAGAGCGGCGCAGAAAAATGCATTTTTTTCGCTGTGACAATACCAATCGATGATTCCATACTGGGCGAGATAGGCCACCTAATGTAAAAGAGGATTAGAAAAATTCACAGCACTTAGGCTGCTGATTGCTTTAAGCAATTTAATGCGAACGAATTACCGTGCCAAGCGATTGCTCAGTCAAGATCTCGAGCAGTAATGAATGCTCGATGCGACCATCCATAATGTGCACCGCAGGTATACCACTTTTAGCGGCCTCAAGCGCAGCTCTGATTTTGGGCAACATGCCGCCGGAAATCGCACCATCAGCAAAGAGCGCATCGATTTGGCTCGCGCTTAAATCCGCCAACAACTCACCGTGTTTATCCATCACGCCAGCAATGTTTGTCATGATCAATAATTTTTCAGCGTTCAGAATCGTAGCAAGCTTGCTGGCAACCCAATCTGCATTTAAATTATAAGAGGCACCCTCATCATCAAAGCCAATCGGTGAGATCACTGGAATAAAGGCGCCGCTTTGTAAAGCCTTAACCACGGCAGGATTAATTACTTCGATCTCACCGACTTGGCCCACATCTAAGAATTTGCCCGCGCGCTCCTGATCTGGCGTTAACATCCGGCGCGCTCGAATGAGCCCTCCGTCTTTGCCAGTCAAGCCAACTGCTTGGCCGCCATAATGGTTAATTAATGAGACGATTTCTTGCTGAATCTCACCCGCCAATACCCATTCGACGACACTCATTGTCTCCGCATCAGTCACCCGAATACCTTGCACAAAAATTCTTTGTTTGCCAACTCTTTGCAAAGCTCGATCGATTTGCGGCCCGCCACCGTGAACTAAGACTAAATTAATGCCTAACAGTTTGAGCAATACAGCATCACGTGCAAAACCTTGTTTTAGCTGTTGTTCAGTCATTGCGTTACCGCCATATTTAACCACCACGGTTTTACCGTGATAGCGCTGAATATGGGGCAACGCCTCTGCAAGAATATGGGTCTTTAATTCATTCGAGATTAAGGATAGGTCCAATTTTGGGGACATAGCGGTAGTCACTGAGCAGTAGGTGTTGTAATACGCACAAGTTTCAAGCAATGCGCTTACAGAATATAGCGGGACAAATCTTCATTTTTAGCGACATCATTTAGCGCCGCGTCCACATAAGCCGCATCAATTTTAACTTGCTGCGGGCCTTGACTGCCAGCGACAAACGCGACTTCCTCGAGTAATTTTTCAATTACCGTATAAAGGCGGCGCGCACCAATATTCTCCGTTTTTTCATTCACTGAGAAAGCAATTTCCGCCAAGCGACGAATTCCATCTTTAACAAAATTCAGTTTGACTCCATCCGTCTCTAAAAGCGCTTGATATTGCTTTACTAGACTTGCATCAGTGCCATTCAAGATGGCTTCGAAGTCTTCAACGGACAGCGAATCAAGCTCAACTCGGATTGGAAAACGCCCCTGTAACTCAGGGATTAAATCGCTGGGTTTAGACAAATGAAAAGCCCCACATGCGATAAACAAAATATGGTCGGTTTTAACCATCCCATATTTGGTGCTAACCGTCGTGCCTTCAACCAATGGCAATAAATCACGCTGTACGCCTTGGCGCGACACTTCAGCCCCACTCGCCTCGCTACGTGAGGCAATTTTGTCAATTTCATCCAGAAAGATGATGCCGTTTTGTTCAACACTTTGCACAGCTTGGGATTTAATGTCATCGTCATTCAGCATTTTTGCCGCTTCTTCATCGGTCAAAAGCTTCATGGCTTCTTTAATGCTGACTTTGCGCCGCGTCTTACGCCCACTTCCCATACTTGAGAGCATACTGCGGATTTGCTCAGTCATCTCTTCCATCCCAGCCGGGCCCATAATATCCATCGTGGCGGCTGACGACTCTAAATCTAGATCGATTTCTTTATCATTGAGTTTGCCCTCACGCAAACGCTTACGAAAGGTTTGGCGCGTTGCATTTTCTTCCTTATCGTGACTAACTTTGCTATCCGTTGCTTGATTTTCTGACTCTGCCGCGGCTTCATGCGATACGTTTACGGACGGCGTACGAGGAGTCGGCAATAAAATGTCAAGGATTCGCTCCTCAGCAAAATCTTCTGCTTTGGTACGCACCTTATGCATTTCAGATTCACGCGTTTGCTTAACCGCAATTTCGATTAAATCACGCACAATACTATCTACATCGCGGCCGACATAACCCACTTCGGTAAATTTAGTCACCTCGACTTTGATAAAAGGCGCCTCGGCTAACTTTGCTAGACGCCGAGCAATTTCTGTCTTGCCCACGCCAGTTGGGCCAATCATCAAAATATTTTTGGGGGTAATTTCTTGGCGCAATGGCTCAGCCACCTGCCGCCTACGCCAGCGGTTGCGTAGCGCAACCGCTACAGCGCGCTTAGCTTTTTCCTGGCCAATAATATGTTTCTTCAGTTCCGAGACAATTTCGGCGGGGGTCATATTGCTCATATCAAAATGCTCAATCGAGGGTCTCGATAATAAGATTGTGGTTAGTATAAATACATAGATCGCCGGCAATGCCGAGCGATTTTTCAACGATGTCGCGTGGCGCAAGCTCCGTATTTTGCGCCAGCGCGCGCGCCGCTGCCTGCGCATAGGTTCCACCCGAACCAATTGCGCAAATACCATTTTCAGGGTCTAGCACGTCGCCATTGCCCGTTAGGATAAGCGTCGTTTCAGTATCAGCTGCGATCATCATTGCCTCCAAG belongs to Mycoavidus sp. B2-EB and includes:
- the hslU gene encoding ATP-dependent protease ATPase subunit HslU produces the protein MSNMTPAEIVSELKKHIIGQEKAKRAVAVALRNRWRRRQVAEPLRQEITPKNILMIGPTGVGKTEIARRLAKLAEAPFIKVEVTKFTEVGYVGRDVDSIVRDLIEIAVKQTRESEMHKVRTKAEDFAEERILDILLPTPRTPSVNVSHEAAAESENQATDSKVSHDKEENATRQTFRKRLREGKLNDKEIDLDLESSAATMDIMGPAGMEEMTEQIRSMLSSMGSGRKTRRKVSIKEAMKLLTDEEAAKMLNDDDIKSQAVQSVEQNGIIFLDEIDKIASRSEASGAEVSRQGVQRDLLPLVEGTTVSTKYGMVKTDHILFIACGAFHLSKPSDLIPELQGRFPIRVELDSLSVEDFEAILNGTDASLVKQYQALLETDGVKLNFVKDGIRRLAEIAFSVNEKTENIGARRLYTVIEKLLEEVAFVAGSQGPQQVKIDAAYVDAALNDVAKNEDLSRYIL
- the metW gene encoding methionine biosynthesis protein MetW, which gives rise to MTLLKPQIDPQIFSALTPRDDFRAIARWVEPRSSVLDLGCGDGSLLALLSSELEVRGFGIEIDEKGVVACVQKGVNVIQQDLERGLRLFEDQSFDYAILSQTLQTIHRTAEILSETVRVARECIISFPNFGYWQHRLAVMRGYMPVSESLPYQWHNTPNVRVLTIHDFDAHAHAAGIQIIDRVVLHQGRVIDWGQNWRGSLAVYRVKRYR
- a CDS encoding homoserine O-acetyltransferase encodes the protein MESSIGIVTAKKMHFSAPLLLQSGQSLVDYDLMVETYGVLNAQGSNAVLICHALNASHHVAGHYLHEPQSQGWWDNMVGPGKPLDTRHFFIIGINNLGSCFGSTGPMSLDPATGRPYGARFPVVTVEDWVNAQARVADALGIERFAAVMGGSLGGMQALAWSIMYPERVAHCLAIASTPKLSAQNIAFNEVARSAILSDPDFHGGDYYTHGVKPRIGLRLARMIGHITYLSDEDMAAKFGRARFSQGKNTYNFNFDIEFEVESYLRYQGAKFAEYFDANTYLLATRALDYFDPAQAYAGDLSAALANTRANYLVVSFTTDWRFPPARSQELVKALLEHKRAVTYAEINAPHGHDAFLLADERYHNLVRAYYTRIVQECA
- the argB gene encoding acetylglutamate kinase; the protein is MSPKLDLSLISNELKTHILAEALPHIQRYHGKTVVVKYGGNAMTEQQLKQGFARDAVLLKLLGINLVLVHGGGPQIDRALQRVGKQRIFVQGIRVTDAETMSVVEWVLAGEIQQEIVSLINHYGGQAVGLTGKDGGLIRARRMLTPDQERAGKFLDVGQVGEIEVINPAVVKALQSGAFIPVISPIGFDDEGASYNLNADWVASKLATILNAEKLLIMTNIAGVMDKHGELLADLSASQIDALFADGAISGGMLPKIRAALEAAKSGIPAVHIMDGRIEHSLLLEILTEQSLGTVIRSH